The region GTCCCTTATGTATTCATGCCCTCGTTTCACGTTCaagttcatgttcatgtcttcgCTATTCATGTCTCGTGTTCGGCACCGatgttttcatgaaactatgtcATATCAGTTTTCATGCCCCATGTCATATTATGTCTCATGTTCCACGCTCATGTCATCTATCCGGTGCCCATGTTCATGCCTCGGTATTCATGTTTTCATATAACCATGTTATGTTAGTTCGATctccatgtttcatgttatgtttcCTTCATGTTTATGTAGTCAAGCCATGTCCAAccatattcttaaccatgacccatcattcgaggacgaatgatcccaagggggatattgtaacaccccgcaTCTTGGAACTATGTCTAagctcatatcattagagttctAGTGGAAACATTTAAGGTTTtgacgttttgcgaaaatggttcaTGGGCCTATTTCGGGCGCGATAACTCCTTGAtcggtttggaatttgggaaggtACTATCAATGAAGTTGTAGTATgcagaaatacctttctaacgatataaggaccaagccaatcagagatcggagcaaggagatatgatcgtctcaatatggctaatagtaaggcacttgaaatcctatagaatcggctaagttttcgatacgtctgccttccagtcaACTTTagtgaaaatccgttgggaatttgagaaaacttcctcaatgaaagttgtagccctttgaaatagctttccaacggtatcttacgggggtcaaacggacatctgtgcaaaaagttatgcccattttactgaagcctATTCGCTGGAAATTTTGCCCGGCGTAACGGTGACGTTACGGGCCGTAACATGAGTTACGGGACCGTAACAGTGGGCCGTAACACGTCAAAAATTTCCAGAACCTCACTGGAAATTTTCACCAAGATACGGTACcaagatacggtccgtatctcgTGTTACGGGACCGTAACGGTGACCGTATCTTGGTCCGTATATACGTTTCGGGTCAcctgacttcgggaggccataaccctatcataaattgggaatttgggaaaactcaaagaacgaaagttttagataattgaaaaacctttccaaccataggtcgtgggttcatagGCGACGTCGGGATAGGGAGATATAGACGTTTTAAGACAGATAGGTCTCAACCCGTTTTCAAGTTGGGTCAACCCATTTTCCCCTTAGTATTTAAGGAAATGAAAACCCTAGCAGCCTCCATTTCcctcaaatttcagatttttagAGAGAGgaagtgagagagagagagctagagagagaaagtaggaaATCAACCAAGTTTAAGGCCCCAAATCCCGaagctcgtgaaggataaagtgtagtacaagtTGTTGCCGTCATTTTAAGCTAAAGATCGGACTTGGGGGTGTTGATTTCGTGGTGACTACCCAAAAAGGTAATGTTTCTACTCCCTAATCAATtgtagttgtgaattgatgaacTCTTGGGAGAATAATAATTGGTTTGTTGAAAAGAatcatatgaactatgctagagttgttggattgttgacttggaaTTGTTATattcatatgggtgatgaagaatgatgttaattacatctaattgagattttagaatttgctagaagtaatagaatggggatttggtgaagaaaacaccattaatgagggTTGTGGAGTTTCATgtccaccaagtgtttgataaaatgcttagatgaacAAAGCATGGATATTGTTGCTAACATAGAATCCCTATGACATGTcttgctatagattaaagttgaaggGATTGGAGGACATTGTGATACGCTCAAAAGCAGGaagttaaggtatgtagaacttccaccccacgtgggaatctctacgttcttccccatgatCCGTTTCTTAaaatccatgaagttcaaatcctagggcattaaacccaacatattggtagcccgtaattatgtatgtatgtacatgaattttgtatctatgttcgttattgtattcctaatcctCCATTACGGATATTAGGAATCCTAGCtaaatccatgaatcatgaattcttcctcatgtgttctcattatgtttatatgaaactttatgatttcatccaggaagttacaagcatgttttgaagtcaagtatatatacatgattatgaactattgttattactcatgcatCAAAAACATGTTTTGCAagattatgacaagttatcttatgaaactatatttacaagttatgatttatgaaaaccatgtacaagcaagttatgattcatgaaaaccatgtacaagcaagttatgatcATGAAtaccatgtacaagcaagttacgATTCATGATATACCATGGGCGACAAGTGCcactattttacatgttcatgttttgggagttgcattaattaccgagGAGGGCTTCGGATAGcacgaaactacgtagccaccgtaggatgaggatcgctccacccatgtctggacgatctctcataatgtggatcctttcatattttattaaatctcatgttccctgGCAAGGAGGCGGGTGTTCGCGGCGGGACGCAAGCACCGAaccatggatcggttataagttattgctctccctacttatgatatttttaccatgttttatatatatatgtatacactcatgttcatgtccggGTTTTCGGTTTTCGAttcttatcatattatttcaCGTCCCcgttatttcattcggttgctttacataccaagtacattcaatgtgcgaCGTCCCCTTTATCGCCGGGGCACtgcgcatttcacgatgcgagtGCGATATACGGGACGATACATCTGCTCGATAGGACGGCATCcgtatcggcttattggtgagccccatctcattcggggtttagtcaacttttgtttttATGGTtcgttatgcatctaaggtatccggggccttgtcccgataaGCATGTTTTCCGtcggactcatgatagaggtttcatagactagacaagtcggtTATGTTATGTCGGACATCCGGAatcgtatagccatttttggctcattcatgttatttccgcactcatgtttaaacaagtattttgttaagtattatgactcaccatgttttataaaggctcatcatgcattcacgttatattccgcttaTGTTATGTATCATAATAATtaaagccatgtggttcgctcggtcacatgcggtCGAgtgcaccgagtgccgtgttacgtccaggccatggttcggggcgtgacaaaagtTCAACCCAAAAAGCTATTCTATTTTAGGTAAGAAAACACATTCAACATATAAAACTCTCTCAGAACcataaaaagaaatagaaattaataaatatgAATTGAAACTGTTCTacaaaatccttttttttctccctttaaAGTGGCGGGGTTGGGCGGGGGGGATATCTCCAACATTCTAATTACTTCAAATGGTGAGAATTGTCATTCCAAATAAATACAAAAGCTATTGAATATACAGAAAAATACACAATTTTTTGGGATAATCGACAAATATAGTCGAAGAGAGAAGAGTTTCAATTGcatattttacttctttaattttctattaTTGGAATTGCCTATTAATACAAATTTGTGATTagtcaaatattttttacttgtAAGACTAAAATCTGAGATCCACATAGAAACAGCAAATAGTCAATATGAACCTTTTGACCACTTtcattaagccaagtggcaaaACGACACCAATTTGTTGGTGGTTAGATTTTTACTTAATTAATTGTGGCAATAGCACATTAATAAGAATTTTAATCACACATAAATAACGTCTCTAAGTTGTGCCtacattttttagaaaaacaaaagagcTATAATCCATACTTTTTGAcacttaaccttttttttttttttttttttggccataAAATCCACTTTTATACTGAGAAAAggttcaaaattttgaaatagtCAATATTAAGATGAATTTCTAATTAGACGAAGCTAAACGTCGattcttattttaatttattatgcATGAACACTAAAACTAGTATAGTATGAATATTCGTTAATCCAAGATTTTCAACCTATCAATttaaacaataaagaaaagaagatgattCAATTGGAACTAAATATTTGACACATATATTATTAACATAAATTAAGCCGGCAGAGGACGGCAGTGTTAGCCTATGGAAATGACAAATTATTAAATTGTCATTTTTCAGGTTTAAAAAGGAGACAACCAAATTAATATTTCTCAATTGAACTCAGTTTGCATTTTGTGTGAATTAGAAGCAATGGGATCATCTTTCAGTTGCTGTAGTGATGAAAAAGTTGATGAAGGGTATGCACTAACCaaaaaaatctagtattaacattttttctctattttcttttttattagttATCCCATCACGAAAGAcagattcaagatttaaaataTCAAAAGCAGTCTATCTTGTATACAtgtatttttacaattttttatatacgtatacataattcgAGCCACGAACACCGAGTGACCTTCGGTGAAGAAGTTTTTGGTCTCGTTGATAACATTTGTTGTTGCATATCTATTACATTGAATTAGACTTTTTTGCCATCTTTCTctctatatatgtttatatatatacaccgtgTGCCCTTCTTAAGTGCCATTTCTGGACCTAGTAGCAGATAGGCGGACCGTGCCTGAATTCCTACTAATAACATGAATTTCAAATGGATATCTGTTCGAAATCTAATGGAAATTTGCGCGTTGAAAATGTTTCTGGCAAACTCTGTGAGATCTCAGATGAATTTTTGATAGAAATATctgtcataattttttttttttttttgtagtgacataaaatcttctcttttttttttttttttttttttttttgtgtgtgtgtgtattttgaaatttgatgtCTACTAGAAAATTATACATAAGTAAAATTAATGCATATTGATTGGGATTTTGTAGGCAAAACAATGACGTGGttggaggaaattcatggagaatattCACATACAAGGAGTTATATGCAGCAACAAATGGTTTCAATGAGAGTAACAAGCTTGGAGAAGGAGGTTTTGGAAGTGTCTATTGGGGTAAAACCTCTGATGGTCTTCAGGTACTAAATAAATTATTACCTTCTAATACatacaatattttttattttccactCAATATTTGGTATTTACTTTGGAGTCCGACTAATTTGAATTCGCGTTGCGTAAGGTCATTAGAGGATGAAACACTCGAACCCGAGACCTCAAGTTAAGGCTGAAGTGATTTTATCCATCCCATCACAACCTTTTGTGTTGTGTCTTAATTATTATTACATCACTAATAAATGTATTGGTACGCCCaacaaataattttcaaaaatgtaTGGATGATTTAATATGTTGAAGAATGCCGAATGCAATAATATTTTGTTAAGAACCATATATTTAGTTGTGCCTCTGTTGTAACAGTCctatttttttctctaaaaaattaaatcaaatattatcatcattttggaattaaaaaaatagaaaaataattttaaaatatcgCGCTTTCCCCTCTGATGAGCTCTATGTAACGTGAATCTAGATTAATCGAGTCCGTTTGTTGCGGAGATCAAATGGTTATACTAAAAAAAGGTTTTCAAATATCAACATTTTtacttttctaaaaataaataaatttttacttcTATGTAAGTATCATGATGATGGGGAGCCTTCGACCAACAATTGTCTCCATATAATCGAGTCACGTGTTCGAGCTGTGACATCAGCCGTTGATGTCTGCATTAGGATAGACTATCCACATTACACGTCTTTGGCTTGCGACCCTTTCCCCGGCCCTGCATGAACGCGGATACTTTATGCACCAGGCTGCCTTTTATATCAAAAGGTGGTTTTGAGCATTAAGTTTTCTCTATGCGAGAGATCCGGTGACGGATCAAACCTCATATTGTGTCTATAGTATACAGTCTTACCTTTCATTTCTTGTGAGGTTAAATTAAATTATAGTAAAATTTTGGAATTGCAGATAGCAGTAAAGAAGCTAAAGTCAATGAATTCAAAAGCTGAAATGGAATTTGCTGTGGAAGTTGAAGTTCTTGGAAGAGTTAGACACAAGAATCTATTAGGCCTAAGAGGCTACTGTGCTGGAAATGAACAAAGGCTAATTGTGTATGATTACATGCCAAATTTGAGTTTGCTCTCACATTTACATGGCCATTTATCAAGAGAAGTTCAATTggattggaagaaaagaatgaaaattgcTATTGGTTCTGCAGAAGGCCTTGTGTAAGTTTCTTTACTACTTCGATCCTTTTAATACCCTATATACACTAAATCAAAATAGAAATTAGCGACAGATAATTAATGTcactaaataataaaaatccATCTCTAATCTTGCTTAACGACGGATTATCAAAAATTCATGTTAGCTAGGGGCTAGGGCTATTCAACgacatatttccttttttttgtggTGTATTTACCTTATGAAGTTGATATTCTACCTAACTAGAGGAGAGTTTAACATCTATATATTGACAATATAAAAGATCTTTTTTGCACTATTTAATAGAATAAAAGATAATTACTGGCAATACCCATACTTAGAATATCTTGATCACATCTCCTATACTTCAAtttgaaaatcatatatatatatatatgtagtttaaTCTGTGAAGTAAATACACGAAAAAGTCAAGAAAATCAacatttactatatatacatgaaaaataattttaaccttttaTTTACCGTATAATTTTCTGGCCAAGGGAATATATATGAATCATCTTGCGTCTCCTAGCTCCACCCCTGCCTTAATAGAAAATTAGTTAGTTACTATTTTTATCAGGTTGCCGATTAATATTTTTTCATAGAAAACCtgtgatcataaaacttacacTCTGATTCAAAGTAATCATACGAATGCTTTTTGACTATATAGGTATTTGCATCATGAGGTTACACCCCATATAATTCACAGAGACATTAAAGCTAGTAATGTGCTACTTGACTCAAACTTTGAGCCACTTGTTGCTGATTTTGGCTTTGCAAAATTAATCCCAGAAGGTGTTAGTCACATGACCACACGTGTCAAAGGGACATTGGGTTATTTAGCACCAGAATATGCTATGTGGGGCAAAGTTTCTGAAAGTTGTGATGTCTATAGTTTTGGAATTCTTCTGCTTGAACTAATTACTGGTAGAAAACCAATTGAAAAACTTCCAAATGGTGTTAAAAGGACAATAACAGAGTGGATGGAACCAATGATAGCTAAAGAAAAATTTAAGGATCTTGTTGATCCTAAGCTAAAGGGGAATTTCGACGAAATTCAATTGAAACAATCGATTCGTGTAGCTGCATTGTGTGTTCAGAGCGAACCTGATAAACGGCCGACGATGAAAGAAGTTGTGTGTATTTTGAAAGGGCAAGAagtgaataatattgttaaggAAAATCATGGGAATTTGAGAATTCAAAGTGTTAAGTATGGAGATGATTTAATGGCCATGGACCAAGCTAGTGATCAAGAAGATGAAAGTAGTAGTGATCAAGGTAATGAAAGTAGTGTTTATGGTGTGTTTGGTGCTATGGAAATGCAAAAGATGCAAGATCCTTACAAGCGTTTTGGGGGAAAATAAGGTCCGAGGTGTACGTAAGCTGACTCGAACAATATCGTTATACAACAAGAAATTTACTTATACGATGTTTTGGTTTAAATTTGTAATGACATTGGAATGCAAAATGTCAAGGAATTGAGATTGAGGGCCTTTCTGAGGTGTTTaattattactatatttttatGCATTCTTTTATGTTAGAGAATGGAACTTTGAGAATGATACCACATAGTACTAAATGTATCTTAAATTTATCCCTTTTCCACATAATAAAGATGCTAATTATTCGTTAAACAACATGATTAATCTCATTAGCACCTAATGAGCAATTTATTTGGAAGCCACAaagatttgaaaaagaaaactaaGACAAGATTCCCATAGAGATATTCAACACAGATACTACAAAATGATGGATCAGAACATAGTCATGGAAGGACAATGTTTTGTCTTATGTTTTGGCTGCTATAACAGGAAACATCTTCTTAATTATTGGCATTGGAGCAGACCACATTTTATGTAGAAAAATAAGATCTTACCGAGTATTTGTAGGGGGTGGgggcaaaatatatataaaagagatcTTTACACGACGGATTGTGGAGGGATGAATGGGATCTCTTTATCCTTAATTGGAAGGCTCGGATTCAAGCACTTGTAATGGAAAAAATCCTGGTATGGAATGCTTCCCCTTTAATAGGCCCTATGGGTTGTAAATTCAAAATAATCCAGCCAGTTCGGATTAGAagttttaaattgtttttaaatgGATTTAGGTTACGTACACGGAAAactggaagaaaaaaatttgttcttgatttatacgagttttcttcctttcttttataaTCTTTTAGTATTAAAGGTCCGACTAATTAAGTTTCGCATCGTATAGGGCGCATTTAAAAGGGAAATTCTCCCTATCAAGATTTTTCTCCAACCTATTATTAGTTTTAAGCTAATTCTTCTAGCCAAGCGAATCAGTCTCGCACCTATTTGGAATTTAGCTTAATTAAAAGAATCGATCCCAAAATTAACAGACTCGATAAGATAAGTCCACCGTAATTAACATTTCTttgtaataaaattaaatttgtgaCTAACTCTATTTCAGTTCAATGTATCTAACTCAGAAAGCATTCAGCTTGGAGCTGGCAATGTGACAGAAAGTACTTAAACTCTTCATTTTTGTGCCTAATTTACGAATCTAATATCAAGAAACTATTAATTACGAGTACTAAACCTTTAATTTCCACTATGAATTCATTTTAGAAGTTAGAAACGGATGAACATAGGTTATGGTATCTTAACCAAAAGTCTCGAGTTTGAGTCTGGGGAATGAAGTCGCCTTTGATGAACTGttttatccctcaaattaaGTGAAACTTTACGGCACAAATTTAAATTAGTCGGTCCCAAAATGAACATTCAGACATCGTGTGGGAAAACGAAAAATTAGAGTATTGTACTCTTACaagttaaatatttaattgtccGCTGTAGGATCCATGAGGTGAATTGAATTAAGGATAAATCACTTTAACACGAAACTCTTGTTCCTAAAAACTATTCTTAGAAACTTAGATAATTCAACGAACTTGACAGTTGACACTCTTCTTTCTGTTCCTCATAATAATTTCCCATAAAATCTTCtgcttatttcctttttatttattagtGCACGTTTTTCTTAgtcttaattaataataaagAATTCAGCCTACATAAATTACATCATTTGGAAATGGATTTTGCTGAAAGACTTGTTCATTTGCCTAATTTCATGAGGTTAGTTATTATTTCTTCCTCCTTCTCCGCTCCCCTCCCCTTCCCCGGAACTAGGGGGCGCTCGCTGAATAATTATATTGTATAtacaaagttaaaattatttagcTGCAGAATCTCATTCGCTTCTTCCCGTGTTTACCTGTGAATAAGTGAAACTTAAATTAatgatttaattataaaataagaagaaatctATTACAGTGCGAGTAGAGGCGGATCCAAAATATGAACTTGAGTCCTGATATCTAGAAAAATAACTGTGCGCAAGCGTTAATAGTTGagttctaaattttaatttgtacAATTTTTGGTGAATTTGTTAACATACATATTGGGTTTAGGTCAAGTTTATCGGATTTTTTTCGAACGCATATGTTAAAGCCTACCACAGCCCCTATGTGTGAGGATTGgtcttttgttttatatttgttGAAGAACTTCAATATCTCCTTTAGAATTTCATAATTTTGTAATTTACAAAGTAAATTTATATAGTAAAGTGAATATTGATTTGAAGTAAAGCCTCTGCCATACCCACAATAATTGGGAAAATGCTAATGATTGTACAGTTAGTTGCTGTCTCAAACTgccatatatataattacacaatcatcatcattgttttCTAGTTATTTGTATACTATTCTCTTGGTGAAGAATTATAATGTTGTCGTTACCACGTATAATTTTCTTCTTAAAGTGGTGTTAGGTCTAAAACTGTACTTTAGATTGCGTGACACAATGATGATCCAACTCAAAAATTGTGTTGGAATGGATAGAATCTGTCGTTCTTAATAGAGATTTTGAGTTCGAGTTTTaagattgaaaaaaattatgatagGAAGCGCATTCTTTTCAACTGGCCTTATGCGATGCGAATCCGATTATGCATGATTGCAAAGTGAATATCGAATGTcagatgaagaaaaaaagatactTTGATGATCCTACCACCCAAGATTATGATGGGATTGATAGGATCACTTCACCTTTAATCAAAGGTCTCGGATTCGAGTCTTGAGATGGAAAAAATCCTAGAAGAAAGCATACGTGATGTGAATTTGAATTAGTCGGGACTTCAAAACAGGTAACGGATATTGAATAGGAAAAAATAAAGACACTATATGACCCCAAGAGGCACATGTCAGACTTTGaaacaataattttattttatttttaattccaAGCATGTAGGGAAAGTTTATTAGTTAGGCAATGTGGATAATTAATGATAAGTAaatcccccacccccaccccacgccCCACACCCCACGCCATTTACTCTTTCTCCTTCCCACAAACCCATGCACCATTTTTTTATTGTATCCAATTATCTTTTATTATTGCTTTATTCTCTTAATTAATTAGTAGCCACAAAAAGACTGGACTGTACGTTTCCTAATTTGTTTGtctatttctcttttttctgaTGTTCAGTGATTCACCAATCAATTTATATGGGGTCATTATGTTATATAGGGCTTAACTTATATAACTATACTAATAGCATAAATTAAAACTTTGGTACATTTTAACTTATTATAATAggtaaaatttatcttatttttcagATTGTTAATTTAACTTTTTATGGGCGGTTActtatgactattttttttacgAGTTGATAGTGTACAAACGACACCATTGGAAGGAGGTTGGACTGTACTGAAAAAGATTATACATTATCAGTGTAAAAAAGATAAACTCTAAAAAAATATCCCATCCACCAACGCCAAGAATGTTTTCTTTCCATGAGGGCAAGGCAAATAGGAGATAGTTTTTTCCTCACTAAGTCTTGAACATGGTAAAAACAATGACTTCATTTGAGTGGCACAAAACTTTCCCTACCAAACTCAtaaggaaaaatgaaataaacattaTTCCCTTTATAGTTTACCATATCAGGAAGGAACAATATAATAAGTCATGTATCAAACTTATGCAACAAGTGAAATCAAATGCAAAACCCCTTTACCTTTGCTAAATCCAAAAGTtacattactttttttttttttttgtttggatcTATGCTTCTTATGAAAGATAATTGAAAGGTGGTCACAATGTACCCCTATCCCAACCCAACAAGAAGTTCTAATAAATACTACTAATCATTCAAATGTCTCTTACACAAGTTTTTCTACTTCTCTTTGTCCATTCACTCATTGTGTAAGCTATCAAGAAAAAAGATAGTGAAGaagtgattaaaaaaaaacattttttagtgcaaaaaaaaaaaaatggttagtGTTTCAAGTATTAAACCTTCAAAAATTCTAGTGGGAATTTCTTTGGATGTTGAAGAAAGTAAAGAACTTCTTTCTTGGGCAATTAGAGTTTTAGCCAATCCTAATGATACCATTATAGCATTACACATTGTTGGTAAGTTTATGGccacaatttttattttgtgcTCTTTTGtgatattttc is a window of Lycium ferocissimum isolate CSIRO_LF1 chromosome 12, AGI_CSIRO_Lferr_CH_V1, whole genome shotgun sequence DNA encoding:
- the LOC132041047 gene encoding PTI1-like tyrosine-protein kinase At3g15890; the protein is MGSSFSCCSDEKVDEGQNNDVVGGNSWRIFTYKELYAATNGFNESNKLGEGGFGSVYWGKTSDGLQIAVKKLKSMNSKAEMEFAVEVEVLGRVRHKNLLGLRGYCAGNEQRLIVYDYMPNLSLLSHLHGHLSREVQLDWKKRMKIAIGSAEGLVYLHHEVTPHIIHRDIKASNVLLDSNFEPLVADFGFAKLIPEGVSHMTTRVKGTLGYLAPEYAMWGKVSESCDVYSFGILLLELITGRKPIEKLPNGVKRTITEWMEPMIAKEKFKDLVDPKLKGNFDEIQLKQSIRVAALCVQSEPDKRPTMKEVVCILKGQEVNNIVKENHGNLRIQSVKYGDDLMAMDQASDQEDESSSDQGNESSVYGVFGAMEMQKMQDPYKRFGGK